The Vigna radiata var. radiata cultivar VC1973A chromosome 6, Vradiata_ver6, whole genome shotgun sequence DNA segment TTAATCATATCAGGTTTGGATTTAAATTAACTGGATAAGCTAGTgtcaataattcaaattattctaTAGTAGTATGACTTATCTGAAAGAATATGAAACATGGCTTACCACAAACCACAAATGtacaccaaaaacaaaaaagaaaaccataGGCAAGATAAGAAATAGATACAGATTATACATCATGATGGATACATGATTTTGCTTTGAAGTTTACAAACCCAAACTTCTAACACCCCATTCTTCACCTACAACTTTACTACTTTCCTTCTCTCACCTAATAAACCTAATATAGGGTaaggaaatgaaagaaaaacaaaatatgcaGATGTGATGTATTGAGAATTAGGACCAAGTTGAGGAGACCAAATGATGTTCTCCTTAGTCCTGCAAAATTTTGGGCCACACAACTTTTTGCAGGTAACCCATCAAGATGACACTTTATGTATGAACATACTTCAACTCTCTTCTTACCAAATTAACAAGCCATCATTTGATACCAGAAATTCCTCCCTCCATTGGAGAAATTTTCTGACTTCTTGCATGAAAATTTGGTTAAGGTAGGTCTACACAGTGCACAGTGAGCAATGGATTCTCACAAATCCTAAATGTGGACATTCATCATGAAGCAACAACATCTGCATTGAACAAGGAGTGAAACATTTCAGTATTTTGCAACATAGATGTTGGGGAGGTAGGATGATTTTTTTtcgattaaatatatttttagtttgtaCATTTggttgtaaaattaaaatttatctatgcTGTATTGAttgttaaaacttaaaaaataatagatatatttcttttaattcaactacataattttttatttatcaaataatgttccaagttaacatttgaactgaaatttattaaatatttgaattgaaacGTATTAAACAGTGCAAACAACTCAGATATCaacttaaatattattctaaaacGCATTTGACATGTCATAAAATTAAGTGTAATTGGATTATAAAGATTATATCTATCAATCTTGAAAATTTGGAAACCAAACTGAATGAAAGTTTGATCAGTGATGAATTTCACTTTCAAGTCAAAGTGTAGGGACAATAAAAGCTTACCCTTTTTTTTATGTGCATATTATGCCTATGTGTTTTGGTTGGTGAATGCAATGTTCTCTATAGTGGATCATTTCCCAAGGTCTTCAAGCGGAGTTCCACATCCTTAAGATCACGAAGATGCTGTAAGATTTCTTGAAGCAAATCCACTCCTTTCTCCCCACCATTTTGTATGGAACCCATGCAGTGTTGCAGAAACTCCTTATCAGTTTCAAGAGCTTGTAGCCTCTCGTAAACGCGATCAACCTCCTCTTCAATGGATGTCTTCATGCTATCCATTTCAAGCACAGTAACTGAGTTTTGCAAATCAGATGATTCAGACTCCAATTGTCTCTCTAGTGTGTAAGCTTCCTCAGTCTCATTTTCAGCTGCATCTAAATATGGCAGTAGCTTCTTTGCCAAGGAACCTATTGGAGATTGTTTATCATCTGAAAACCCATTAAAATATCCATTCTCATTCAAGTCTCTGTCACCAACATACATTGATGAATGCTCAATCAGTTTTATATCATCGAGGAGTTCCTCGTTATCTCccaatgaaatgattttttcctCTAATGCTTTGAGTTGTTCTAGAATGGAAGCTCTCTCTTCCTCAAATTCTGCTAATGTGTCATCAAGAGTACTCACATGCTTTACACAGTCTAGTGCCATCTCCTCCAAATTAGAAACTGTATCTTCAGATGCATTATTGTGGCTGCTTTCTTCATGGTTGAATAAAACATTATCTTCGTCACGCACCTCGCGGTTAAGATCAATGGATAGATCATCACTGTAGTTCATGTTGCTGCAAGAAGAAGAGGTGTCTCTACTTCTTACACTTCCATCTTTCATTCTTCTCAGCACCCTCagtttctcttttgcttcaTATTCCATTACCTTCTGCCTGTACTCTTCCAACTCCTTCTCGAGTTCCTGCTTCTCTTTCTCCCTTTTCGTCATCAACTCATTCATAAGCTGTAAAGCTTCCTGATCATACTCTGATTGTTCTTCCATCATTCTCTGGTATTGCAATGCTTCCATCTTCATTGCTGCCTTTTCTTCCTGCAGCCTTGTAATCATTGCCATTGTCTGGTTGGCAGCTATTGCTGATGCACTTCTCTCTTCTTCTAGTTCTTGATATACAGCTGTTAGGGCCCTTCTTTCAGCTTTTAGAACCGTTTTTAGCCGATCAATTGTGGATGATGGATCGCCACATTCTACCTCACTTGCAACACTACCATCCATAAAATCATCTGGTACTGGTTCTCTTTTAAGCAGGTACTGAAGGCCATCTACAGATCTAGGAGTCTCAGGAAGTTTATCTTCTTCTACTTCATACGGCTCTGAGAACTTGGAAGATTCATTGCTTGTTTCTTCATGATTTTTCTCAACTGCTGTTGTTTTCTCATTCATCTTAGCATTCTCGTTATCATTTGCACTTGTTTTATCTGTACCTACAATGTCATAGTCCAATTAGAGTTTAAAGATATTGAACTGAAAAAGGAAATCTTTGCATTTCTTATAGAATTAAGTGCTCCACACCTAGACAAGGTAAAAAGAAAACTGTTATGCTAACCGTTGCTCGtcaaataatgaataaatatagaAAGTTCTTTTGTTGCCAATAGATAGCAAAACTGAAAGCATcaccataataataataaaccagGTGCTAGATGTAAGACTTACAGGGATTATTCTGGGTAATGAATTCATCAAAGGCATTTGGAGCTTCAGGGTTATCCTCACTTGTGGTAGATTGATCTTCTGGTATGCATTGAGATGAGCTAGCTGGTTCTTCAGACGGAGGATGATTAGCTGTGTGAGAAAATActgaaaacattaatttttagaCATTGTCTCTCAAGTATGCTAAactaatttcctttttttcccACTGCATATGAGGTTATAATTATCGACCTAGCCAACTAGCAGACATGAAACAAGATTCATTCATGTACCTCGTGTATTTTCTGGTTCTTCCATATCTGCTTCTATGCTTTTATAATCATTGGATAAACTTTGAGGCTGAATTAGATGATTCTGAGCAATAAATGTATCAAAGGCGTTTTGAACTTCAGTATCATCATCACTTGATGAAGAAGATTCGTCTTCTGATATGCATTGAAGAGAGCAGTCTGGTTCTTGAGACGGAGACAACTTAACTGTGTGAGAAAATGTTGAAGTCACATAAACACTTATGATTAAGTAtgctaagttttttttttcttctaaatatgctttcattattaataaacaAGCCAACTAAGCAAAACAATTGCAAAGAGACAATGTTTGATCTTTAAAATTCATGTACTTCACTTCCTTGTACCTCCTGGTGGACTTTCTGATCCTTGCATAGCTGCTTCCACACTGTTGTCATCATTAGATAAACTTCGAGTCTCACTAAGATGATTCTGAGAAATGAATTCATCAAAGGCATTTTGAATTTCAGCATCATCTTCACTTGATGAGGATTCATCTTCTTGTGTGAAATCACTAGAGAAGACTGGTTCTTGAGATCGAGGCAGATCGACTGCAcgacaaaaaaatgttattttttaaagtcaTGGTGTACATAATAAGATCACTCAACAGAAGCATACTGTGCCTTTTGTTTTCTAGGACTGactttaataataagaaaaagaagaaacggGAAACGTGAACAACACTGGTATTAATAATAAGTAAAGAAGCAGAAATCCTAAATCATGCACTTCCTTGTACCTTGTGTATCATCTAGTTCTTCAGTAGCTGCTTCAACACTGTTGTCATCATTCAGCGAAGTCTGAGCTTCCATATTGGTAATCTCTGAATTCGGTTTCAACCCTTCAAATTCCCAAGTTACAGAATTTTCCGAGCTTTCAATTTCTCTCATACTTTTTTTCTCTGCATTCTCATCCAATGTGAGTAATTCTTCCATTTCTAAGATACTTGATTGTGCTTCAGTTGTTGAATCGTCGAAAAAGGTCCGAGTCTGAATCTTTTGTTCCCTCTCCCCCAAATCCTCATCCAGTTTGCATGTTTCAAAATCCAAAGAGGTAACAGAGTCTATTAACTTGACAGGCACCAAGCGGTGGCTATCACAAGCCATATAATTCTCAAAATGCAGATTCATGACTTCAAGTGATCTATCTTCCCAGACTGAACCCTGCATGGTGGAAGTGAATTGACAAGCAAAATTATCATCACCACTTGGATCCAGCTCAGTAATGGTGAGATCATCTTCCTTCTCATCTTTTTCCGCATCCTTTTCATCCGAGTGCAAGTTTGAAACAGAACTTGAACGATCCTCAGCAACCTCTCTGAGGATAAAACTATCAATATCTGAAAGTATCTGATGCTCATCTGCCACCCCTTCATCATCATGACCCACCTCGTTGTTTCTCTCAAAGTCGAGGTCTTTATCACTTTTTTCATCATCTATTGCCTCTTCCACAATCAGGGACCCTTTGCTCGTGTAATTCTCATCGCCCCATGAAGGCTTCAACAGCAAATAAGGAGGGTAAAGCTGGCTGCTCAAACTCTCATTGCAGCAAGAGCACCTTCTTATCAAGCTATCTCCACTTTCATGTTTGCCGTGACTACTAACCCACGAAATGAAAGCGATTCTGTGCCTCATTCCAAAGGAATTTTCATGATAGTTTGGCCGAGAGGACAAACAATCCTCACACATGCCGTTCGTTTCCGCAAGTCTTTGATGATTTGAGCAGTAACCAAGCTTTGAAATCTCAGCTGCATGAGCCTCACATACGAGATCCTTGTGCACATGCGCGC contains these protein-coding regions:
- the LOC106764644 gene encoding myosin-binding protein 3 isoform X1, with translation MATTSKFATMLHRNTNKMVVILVYAVLEWVLIALLLLNSLFSYLITKFAKWVGLQPPCVWCSRVDHVLQQENGAHVHKDLVCEAHAAEISKLGYCSNHQRLAETNGMCEDCLSSRPNYHENSFGMRHRIAFISWVSSHGKHESGDSLIRRCSCCNESLSSQLYPPYLLLKPSWGDENYTSKGSLIVEEAIDDEKSDKDLDFERNNEVGHDDEGVADEHQILSDIDSFILREVAEDRSSSVSNLHSDEKDAEKDEKEDDLTITELDPSGDDNFACQFTSTMQGSVWEDRSLEVMNLHFENYMACDSHRLVPVKLIDSVTSLDFETCKLDEDLGEREQKIQTRTFFDDSTTEAQSSILEMEELLTLDENAEKKSMREIESSENSVTWEFEGLKPNSEITNMEAQTSLNDDNSVEAATEELDDTQVDLPRSQEPVFSSDFTQEDESSSSEDDAEIQNAFDEFISQNHLSETRSLSNDDNSVEAAMQGSESPPGVKLSPSQEPDCSLQCISEDESSSSSDDDTEVQNAFDTFIAQNHLIQPQSLSNDYKSIEADMEEPENTRVFSHTANHPPSEEPASSSQCIPEDQSTTSEDNPEAPNAFDEFITQNNPCTDKTSANDNENAKMNEKTTAVEKNHEETSNESSKFSEPYEVEEDKLPETPRSVDGLQYLLKREPVPDDFMDGSVASEVECGDPSSTIDRLKTVLKAERRALTAVYQELEEERSASAIAANQTMAMITRLQEEKAAMKMEALQYQRMMEEQSEYDQEALQLMNELMTKREKEKQELEKELEEYRQKVMEYEAKEKLRVLRRMKDGSVRSRDTSSSCSNMNYSDDLSIDLNREVRDEDNVLFNHEESSHNNASEDTVSNLEEMALDCVKHVSTLDDTLAEFEEERASILEQLKALEEKIISLGDNEELLDDIKLIEHSSMYVGDRDLNENGYFNGFSDDKQSPIGSLAKKLLPYLDAAENETEEAYTLERQLESESSDLQNSVTVLEMDSMKTSIEEEVDRVYERLQALETDKEFLQHCMGSIQNGGEKGVDLLQEILQHLRDLKDVELRLKTLGNDPL
- the LOC106764644 gene encoding myosin-binding protein 3 isoform X2, with product MATTSKFATMLHRNTNKMVVILVYAVLEWVLIALLLLNSLFSYLITKFAKWVGLQPPCVWCSRVDHVLQQENGAHVHKDLVCEAHAAEISKLGYCSNHQRLAETNGMCEDCLSSRPNYHENSFGMRHRIAFISWVSSHGKHESGDSLIRRCSCCNESLSSQLYPPYLLLKPSWGDENYTSKGSLIVEEAIDDEKSDKDLDFERNNEVGHDDEGVADEHQILSDIDSFILREVAEDRSSSVSNLHSDEKDAEKDEKEDDLTITELDPSGDDNFACQFTSTMQGSVWEDRSLEVMNLHFENYMACDSHRLVPVKLIDSVTSLDFETCKLDEDLGEREQKIQTRTFFDDSTTEAQSSILEMEELLTLDENAEKKSMREIESSENSVTWEFEGLKPNSEITNMEAQTSLNDDNSVEAATEELDDTQVDLPRSQEPVFSSDFTQEDESSSSEDDAEIQNAFDEFISQNHLSETRSLSNDDNSVEAAMQGSESPPGVKLSPSQEPDCSLQCISEDESSSSSDDDTEVQNAFDTFIAQNHLIQPQSLSNDYKSIEADMEEPENTRANHPPSEEPASSSQCIPEDQSTTSEDNPEAPNAFDEFITQNNPCTDKTSANDNENAKMNEKTTAVEKNHEETSNESSKFSEPYEVEEDKLPETPRSVDGLQYLLKREPVPDDFMDGSVASEVECGDPSSTIDRLKTVLKAERRALTAVYQELEEERSASAIAANQTMAMITRLQEEKAAMKMEALQYQRMMEEQSEYDQEALQLMNELMTKREKEKQELEKELEEYRQKVMEYEAKEKLRVLRRMKDGSVRSRDTSSSCSNMNYSDDLSIDLNREVRDEDNVLFNHEESSHNNASEDTVSNLEEMALDCVKHVSTLDDTLAEFEEERASILEQLKALEEKIISLGDNEELLDDIKLIEHSSMYVGDRDLNENGYFNGFSDDKQSPIGSLAKKLLPYLDAAENETEEAYTLERQLESESSDLQNSVTVLEMDSMKTSIEEEVDRVYERLQALETDKEFLQHCMGSIQNGGEKGVDLLQEILQHLRDLKDVELRLKTLGNDPL